Within Malus domestica chromosome 04, GDT2T_hap1, the genomic segment TAGCTAAGGAATTCCTTCGAATGCAGCAACCCACATAAGGGGTGGGACCACAGGGAAAAGAAAATATACGCGATCTGAAAGTCGCACACTAAAAATTTTCTTCAAAATGGATAGGGCACAAACTCATGCTTGAGTACGACTTCATACTCTACGAGCCCTTTCTTCATATAGCACTCATCACATTATCTCTTTCTTTCTACATCACTCATTACGTGCCCAATGTACGCTTCCATGAACGGAGGCAGTTGCCCCCAGTCAACTCTTTTTACCATGAAAAATGCTACACCTAAAACCATAAATTACCCTCTCGCGTTTTATACTTTTCTTACTCTCCACTCAACTCTAAACTAGCAAGAGTGGGATATAAggaatttcattttctttgtcatAGTCTTGATGGAACCACCATGTGCCATTCCACCATCTACTCGTAGCATTTTCTTTGTACGAGCATCTTCAAGTAACAACCAAAACCACCGGCGGGGATGGTACAATTTCCGGCAACCCTGCAAGAAACAAAGCTCGCGGATGCCAAATCGTCAAATTTGGAGTCATCGACCAACAATCTTTAACTTCTTCTGAGCTACAAACAGGCGTTCCGACAAAAACAAAACTCGGCAGTGTCGACATAAGAATAAGCCTTTTCTTccctttcccttcttttttataGCATAAAGAATGAGCAGGTTGAGTAAAAGATGTACAATATAACCTGGAATCGGTGGGTAGAATTTACAGTTAAAAAACGGGCCGAGCAAGTTTGGTCTCTGATCCTTGTGAGACAAACGAATGCATCATCATGTGGGACGACTATGAATCTCTTCATTAAGAAGTCGTGTCACTAGACCTCGACCAGCAGGTTGCCGATTCGCACTTAAAATGCTGTGCAGTGAGTTTAATTCGTCCAAGTTAGCCTTCTTGAATAGGCTTCTGAGTGTTGTATCGACTCCAGCAGGGACGAGATCATTGTCGGATGCCTCTTGATCACTTTTTTCCTTTGACATTGTATTGCAGCTCTCACTACTTTCTTTGGATTGAGGTTTTTGTGGAATCTGTACTTGAGGTCGGGAATAGGGGCGAGAGTCCCAGTACTCGGAACAGACATGATTTCGGTCCATTGCCTCTATGGCCTGTTCAATATATCGGAAATTCCTATTAAGTCCTGATTCCACGAATCCCATCATAAAGGAGAATTAACTATGAGTTCTCAAACAAATTTACCTGTACAATAGCTGGTGAAGTAAACCCAAACATTTCAAAGCCATCGATACTCCCCGGTGGCTGCAAAGGAGGAAGGttcatttttcccaatttatgTTGCCTAGTGATTTCTTgattgactctctctctcaccattTCCCAGCATCTTCCAGCTGAATTATGTATGAAAACCTCACCTGGACAGTGCTCCAAAGAAACCTAATGGAAATAGCATAATCGATCAGGTAAATAACTAGCAATTTTAATCACAGTAGGAATATGGACAACTTTTCTTGGATCATCGCTACTTAAATATGGTTTTCCTGGAGTTCATCGAAATTGTTCATGCTAACTACGGTGCTTTCCCATATGCATATAAGTTCCTTTACAGAAGCAACTCAAGATTGGATATCGACAGAAAAGGAATACAAATATGCCACTAAATATTAAACAATGAAAAATCCCAATACCTTGAACAGTGGTCCACCTTGTCCAGCATCCAGTACTTCTGAGACATAGTGACACCTGACAGTTGGATCCAGAACACTGATGTGCCTAACCCGGCTTCTAAATCCTGCATCAAGCAGAACAAACATGAATTACATGAATGTGGATCTTCTCGGTTGGGACAGTATCTCAAATGCTTAGTTACAACTTACAAGGAATGCAAATGCAGCTTTACCTTTTGGAAAAATGGCTTGGCTGTTACACCATGACTTTCCAGATAGCACGACTCCAATTTCCAGAGGCTCAACAATGCAGGAGATCCTCCGCACCACCTTCGCTATTCGGGGACCCTTCTGGCGGTAATATCGGTCCAAATTGTTTTGGCTGGACGATGAGGCTCCAGTTGTCGTTCGTACATTGTCTGCTAAAGTTGTATCGGCAATTCTTCCTATCTTTTCATATTTGTCCTCATTCTCTAGTTTTATACTGGCACATGGCTGTGGAAGCTGAGGGTCACTCCTTGAATTAGCAACTTTGTGTTCAAAGATGGCACTACCGTTTGGGCCACATTCTGCTTTAGTAGAAACTAATTTGAAAGAGAGGTTTGGTGGATTAGAACCTAATTGTTCACCATGATCCTGTTCAACTTTCACGTGTACAGGATGAGATGAAGAATCCTTTTTTTCCCCACCAGGTAATGGACTGAAAACCTTTTCACCCATAACTGCTGCATCAGTCCCTGGTATATTCAAGATTGGTTCTTTCTCAAAACTAGGGTCACTCACAGTTGAAAGTGGCTTCTTTGGGTCGTCGTCTCCTTCATCATCGCTAAGAAGTATAACATCCTCAACTGAAGCCATATTCGTCCCAGATACCTTTGCATCTGAGGTCACAGCATATGACATGTCCTCTTGAGACAACTGGCAAACCTGCATTCTTGACTTGGAACTGTTGAGAGCCGATTCTTCTCTTTTAACTTGACGAAAAATTTCTAATGTTTTCACCTTCTGCTGCGAGGAAGTCTCACCAATGCTCCCGGCTGAACTCATAGGACTCTCTTTATGGATTTCTGTACCTAGAGGATCTTTGAAGTTTTTGCTTTGCAGCTCTGAGCTAACCTCTTTAAGTATATCACTTCTGGAGGAATAAGATATCTTACCAACTTTATTGTCTTTGGAAATATAAGAACTCAGAGCCAGCCCAAGATCGAGTCGAGCCCATCTGTATACTGCACTCAACTTTCCTTCCAATGCCTCAAGAAGGATGTttagttcatccatatcataaCGAAAGAGGAAAAACTTGGCGCTCCAAGCACATGAGCAGAATTTCTTTGCATGATTTAAGCATGCATATCTATCCGGGGAACAATGATGACAACCAGCTGCTGACAGATGAAGATCAAAAAAGCATATGCTGCATTCTCTCTCATTGATGGCATCAAAATTGTTATCCATCTTCAATGCCTGTGAAGAACTAGTGAGAAATTCTCTCCTCACACGCTCCATCTCAACACGTGCCTAGGGATAAAAAATTATAGAATGTCAGGGGAAAACACGTTGACCCAGTTATACAATGAGTGATTATTTGGTAGTGAAATAGCCAGCACAACAACCAGATTACCCAAAGTATCATCATTCATGGCCTTTACTAAAGTCGAAAGAGGGCGACAAAAAGAAATCCTTTTCCCAATAAGTAAGCACGGTAGTAAACTAGAAAGTAGGTTTTACCTTTAGTGTTTTTGCTAATATCCCATCCTTTCCACATGCATCCTTCCATCGTAAGTTATCTGGAGTATTCTTCTTCAGTAAATTGAGTTCCCAATGTGCTTTCACCGCTTCCCTTGCTGCCCCAAGCAACAATTTATCATGAGAAATGGATGTCTTTCGTCCCTGCTCCTGATATAGCTCTATAGCGATCTGCCCATGGGGCAACCAATCAACAGGAGCTACATTCACAGCCTCGGCACAATTAAAACCACAGTTGAACCCTGAATGGTATGCTCGAGGAAAGGTCAAAACAAACTCTCCAGCATTCTGACAACATCTATACACAGGTACCCCTTCAGATTTCAGAATGGAGGGTGAAAGCTGTGTGACCTGCATGATCAAAGAAAACGATCATGATACAGACAATTTCACAGACCAGATACGATGGTTGAAACCCTGCAGTTGTAAACTTGCAAAAGATGACAACTAGTAAATGCAGATGTTATATTTGAAACCCTGCAGAAATGTAGAGGATACAGAAGATCCATAACAGAAGTCCATCTAATATGGCACAGAACAGATGCAAGATAACTCAAGTTATCCATCTCATAAGTAAAAAATATTCACCAAGTCTTCAATATTAAAGAATCTATTTAGCTATGAAAAAGAGCTAATGAAGGCCACACCCATTTAAAAATAAACTGCCACAACCTGATTATACAGGTCTTGTCATAATTTACCCTTCAGTCCGTCTTTCCAACAGAATGCTAGGTGATATTACTTCCAGGGAAACTTGAGTGAcattaaaacttgaaaaaacaaacAGACTACATTCACTAAATCCCATACAGCACATCAGCACAGACCAGGAGCATATAACATAGATATTTTGCCGCATACTGGAGGTAATGAGTAAATGCAGCCAGCCACAATAACTAAATATCAAACAGCACATTAGCACAGGCCAGGAGGTGTTACTCACCAGCTTATGAAGCAAGTCAGGTTGCTCTTCAAATAGGCCAGGGAGGTGCTTTCTCATTGATTCTTCAAATTTACAGGCATCGCTACCAGGGATACCATACCACAACTTTGGAGCACCCCAATGCATATAATTTAAAGAGTACAAGTGGTGATCTTCAACATGCTGTTCGcggaaataaaaaaagaagaggaatcAGCCGTCAATAATATGTCTCACATATATAAGCTATGGCCTAAtgcaaaaatttgaaataagttGGCTGCATGAAAAATGAATGCCGGCATTGCTTTCAGGTAATAAgttgggggagagagagagagagagagagagagagaagctgtTGCTATCACAAGATACATGAGAGGCTCGTGCTAGCACATGCAATATGCAAGCATGGGGTTGACCATATGACGAGTGGTGGTGATAGTGCAGCTATCCTTGGATGATTAATCTGTTGTAAGGAAGAAAGATTATCTTACCcagcaaaaggaagaaaagcacATCCCTATGTATAACCATGGCACCAGAACACCGGATATATCACTGCTTTCGTAAGAAAGAACAGATCCGGGAAGTCTTGGAAAGTTGTTCAAGTTCCAGCCCGAATTTATGTACTGCTCTTCTGAAGGAAAAGCATCCTTACTGGACATCTTGGGAAAACCACTACCAAAAACTCCAGTTTCTAGATCAGCACCATAAAGAACCTAGGGCAGATTACGAGCACCATGGTTAGGGTAatgaaagagagggagagagagagagagagagagagaagctggTATTTGCCTAAATTTCTCAAGTCATACCTCAATTTCTTCAGTAGGTCTCTCTACCATCCGCCAATATTCGCCCTCAATACTTCCTACAGATGGCTCCCAGCACTCTTTAAGTTTAGCAAAGTTACCTCCTATACTAGGAATATGTTCGTTCTTGCTGAAGTATTGAGCCTTGAAGTCATCAGCATATCTTTCAAACGCTTCTAGAGTAAACTCTGGACCAGGTTCAAACCCAAACCGTTCGGCCTCACAACCTCCATCATCCCCAGATCCTCTGCCACCACTTTGATGATCAGTCCCCATCCGTgtgcttcttcttttcttcctcataTGACTATGGCTTTTAGGAACCTTTCTCATTGAATCTCGATTTTGCAGTTTATCAACTCTCTGGACTCGAGTAAAAAATTTTGAGGTCCCCCAAATAGCCTTTTCCTTGAGTGGACAGGGAGGCTTCCAAGAAGAGGGAGGAACAATGCGACAAATACCATATGGTTCAGCTTTTGGGCGTATGCTCGCTATATATTTCAATGTGTCTTTGAACTCCTGAAATTAGGTAGCAAACCAAGTCAGAAATCTGAATTCTCCAACTTTTTATTAACAAGTAACACAAGTAAGAATACGTCAACAAACTTCGAAACTGTAATAACTCAAATTCCACAAGTAACAAAATGCACCTCCTCAGAAGGCCTGAAGACAGGAGCGTCCTGAAGGTCCGGCCTTTGACCTTCCAGTGGATGCCAACGTGCAGAGACCTGTTCAAGGACTTAATCATCAATTCTGTAACTTTGAAGACATAGGaccaaaaaccaaaatcccaggcagtttgtcgattcatgaGAGTAACGTGGGAACAAGATACTTATGATAAAGGATTACATAGGAACCAAGCAAATAGAAGGGTGAGAGTAGAGGGCATGAAGTTTGAAGAGTAACCTTTTGGCAATTACTACATTGTGGACACCCACGTATAACCCCCTTGGGAAGAACAGATCTTGGGGGACAATTCTGTAATAAAAGTAGTATATGAGACACCATTTGCAAGTATAGAATTAAAGCAGGGAAATGCATATAAATGATTAAAACACATAAAATCAGAGGAGCACTGAAAAATTACTTGTTCAAGTTGCTCCCAATCAGATTCATCCTCTGACTTGTTATTTCGCCCATGATTTATGCATTGTCTGCGTCGAACAGACCTCTTTGCAACCCCACCAGTGTCAATGTCAGTCTCCATCTGAACTGATTGTGATTTAGAAGGACTAGCAGTTGCTGAGGAACTAATTCTGTTTTCACTATCTTGTTTCTCACTTTCATTTGCCCTTTGTAAGCTGAAAGATGCAAATGACTCAAATCCGGGTGGAACAGAAGGAAACTCATCGTTATCCTCTTGCATGCAAACTCTCATGAGTTCTGTCCCCATTTAGAATTCTCCAAACTGTTCGTCTACGTGGAAAGAATGAAATACTTTAGAACAGAAGTAGGATGATCGCTTATCTTCTGGCTTATGAACTTCAACATAATGAAATACGCTGTTTTTATCTGACTATTAATCGCTTCAGGCAACTTAGCAGAAAATCAAAGGTTTTGTCTGCAAAATCGAAAAACAGACATCTTAGGGTTTCGAAAGCATGCTTCAGCAAACCAAATTTATTTGGCTTCGTTAGCATTAACACACTTCGGGGACACCAAATTCAGCACATTGGTTCgtaacaataatatattttctaGTTTTTCAGAGATGTTGCTAGTCACATTTACATCAAATTCTGAACAAGAACATATACATATTCAAGATATGTTATGAAAAAGTTCAACTAAATAATCTgtcaaaacgaaacaaaaaagaaaaacgagCAGGTAACTGTAAATATCATCTAGATCAGCTTCATTATATTATTTGATCCGAATCGACACGATCACAGACACAACTGTCATCACAAATCAATCATGCACAATACACAAAAAAATTCATGAAAACAAACATAAATTAACCAAGTGAACAGACATTATGATAATTTCATCACATTTTACTTGAAATTTTCttaaatgaattgaaatatTACTAAATATATCAAATCAATGATTAAAAATACCAAGCCTTTGTAATTAACGATAATTTTGTAGCATCAGACAGAACTACAGAGAGAGATGAGATTTGCCCAAAAAGTCAAATTagacaaaaattaattaaatttcaataaaattagGGCTTACATCGTGATGATCCAAGATTATACAATCCCCACTGAGCTAATCCAGCTCAAACTTCCATTCACTACACCCAGAATTTGCAGAAACCAgatcaattaaacaaaaattgattccaaaaactaactcaaaaaaataaactaaagtcaacaaaaatttcaaatccGTGAGAAATTAAGCAAACGGATTTGATTGAACAGAtctaaaaaccctaaccctaatcctAACCAAGACGGACCAGTCAGAAACAAAAAGCAGAGAAAATGGAAAGCACTTTTGCTACAGACGAATTGGTCAGAGATGGGTACCCACCAGCAACAAAACCGAAAATGACAATCAAGGACAGCCTCTCAAACAGCCTTGAATTTCATCTGAGACTCGTATATAAGCAAAATCCAGAAACCATGGGGCAAGGGTAAATCTGGAAAAAGAAGGACAAAAATTGTGGAACCAAAATTTGGGGCTAAAATTCCAAAGCTGGaagaaaccctaaccctaacaaGCTTGGAGATTGATTCAGtgcaatttaatttttgtttggtgCAAAATCAGCATCTTTTTATTAAAGCTGACAAATAACAGATGATATGATAACAGTTGGGACTTGGGATAATAATGTTCCCCTTTTGGATTCCGAAAAATCAATTGGAAATTAAgatctagggtttttaattttttttgggggaAATGGGGATTTGGGGGATCCTATTGTTTTTGTGATGAATTTTTTGGATAAATATGTGATTTTAAAAAGTGGgtgtatatttttaatttaatttttttacctGAGTTTTGGTTGGTTGGTCGGTTTCTTTGAGATTGCGTGTGGAAACCAGCGAGACTTTATTGGACAAAGAATGTTAATTCCATGGGCGCCCTTGTGAATCGTATTAAAGCTCGtatggatgtgcttttaaaataattgaaattatttttggtgaaaatattttcagaaccaatccttaataaaaatgtaaataaattcTAGAAAATCACTTAAAGTACTTCCTGGAAGAAACACAtactggtgcttcttgcataaagcactttaagtgtttttggaatcaaaaaacgttttctctaaaaacgcaatcattttaaaagcacatccaaacaagcTCTTATTGTAGGGCTGTTCGGTATGGAATCCCAAATCGaaaatgaaatttcaaatttcaaattaaaaatttttggtattcttaattttgggattttCGAAATGTTTTCGGTATTTCAGGATAGATCGTGATTGTGTTTTCAGTTTTTGGCTTTTGAGcataaatttgagatttttgagTTGTGGACTAAAGTTTGGGCCTTTGTGTCACATTTCGGGCTCGACttcactgtagcacgatattgtccgctttaggccccggttttgtttctggaaactcacgcaagcagaacttcccagtggctCACCCCTCATTGGATTGCTCTCaagtgaactcgcttaacttcgaaatttcgatggaacccgaagccttACAGGATGCATCAGGATGTGACACTTTGACTAAAAATTTTGTTGCCCATTTTCATATCATTTGAAATTTAGGCTTTTAACTTTACCAATTTGAAATTCCGTACCAATTGAAAAACCAAATCATTCTTACCAAGTCAAATTGATGGTCCAAAATTTCAAACTACTtaatttcatacttttatttCTAATATAGTCTACTCTCAAATTACTTAAATTCAACATTCAACATGCATGTAACCAAAATAAATAGACGTATATATTTTCGGTTCGGGATTTCCAAACTATTGAATATGTAATTCCGATTCCCGTACCGAAAGGTTCGGGATCGGTTTGGTATGGATCTCAACAAATTTGGTATTATCGGTTTTGGAATTTGTCAGTATGGGATcgcgattttttttttgtttggtttgggatttttgaaaaataataatattctaGCCCTAGTTAATTGCTTCGGTTGGTCATTGTTTCGTCGAATGGCTCGTTCAGGAGTAcctttaaaatgattgaagcGTCTTTtacgaaaatatttttggattcaaAATTCTTAATAAAAGTGCAAGTGAATATTATAAAAGAATTTTAGTGCTTTGTGTAAGAAGCATATAATTAGTAATTCTTGTAGGAAGAACTTTACctgtatttgaaaaaaaaaaaaaacattttctctaaaaatagTCTCCAATCATTTTGAGAGCGGTTttaaacaaaccctaaatgttACCGCGtataagggctggtttggtattgttgtgctttgaaaaaaagctgttgtgagaataagcggctgtgctgtgagaataagcggttgtgaaataaatcagcagagtgtttggtaaacttttttgtaaaagtgcttttggaaaaaaaaatcagtataatagtgggtcttttcattaaagaagcactgtagctccttgtgctttgaaaaaaagccagttttccaaagctgcaaatagcagcttcagctttttcctttgatttcagcttattctcacagcagcttccaaaataagcccttttttttcagtttaccaaacacctaaaaccctcacagctttttttcatgggtgctttttttttaagcacctcactcccaaactaggtgtAACTATTGGGTTTGGGATGAATATGTCCTATGCATCTTATTTTGTTAGGAATTAACTTGGCTGTTGAATTAGGAATTCAATTCAACAACCTCTCCTGCTTATACTTAATCCCATGTGAACATGTgtctaggggtgggttcggtacggttaccgtaccaaaccctttgtaccaattaccataccaaactttcggtataccgaagtgCAGTATTGCTAAAAgttcggttggcatggtatgacaatggtaattgccattttgttttgggacaaaatatgtttttgtttttttaacccaattcgagggcaaaactttttttttttgtacatttatctcatacattatagattaaattcatctattattcatcattcacaattcacacacataataattcaaatgatgcatcaagattaatcatgaaaattaagcttacaatccaaatagaagttacgaatcaaaacaaatagaagttaacaatccaaatataaattaaagtttcaaaccaaataaaaattggaagtaaacttcaaaaaggagAATTGATTGATCAATTATTCAAGCTTAAAATGTCGAAGCTTGTGGAAGAGGCATTGAACTTGaagaagattgagtttgtgtcaagcctacattacaaacaaagaaaacatattaattagtagcaagaggaattaaagttgaaaaccatttaataacaaatttactaaaaaaattaaagcatatctttcttattttctcttcttccatttccttgtaaaattgaagcatatcttccgTTGGTTCCTTGTAGAAGTTTAATTCATTTGCCCTAAGCCAACCACTAGTACGCACTAGTGCCTCcattattttaggagtcaaggataccctaaagggtccacaaccctcctccctagGCTAAATGCATTTTTACTAGCAAAAGTAGAAGTGGGGGTTACAAatatattttggctatttgtgaaagaattaggaactcttttgtgtttgatttccacaatttcaagagatcaaagtcaccaacaacaatactaatataagtagggttttattttcaaattattggaatattataaatatgtgttatataattatctattatataatttctaaattatatattatattgtatttacGGTAATATTgtggtaatggtatccattaccaataccgttccatgaaatttcggtacggtacaataccgtaccattaccgataggtacaaaaaatttggcacaaaatcggtatggcacggttgataattcggttggcacggcaatttggcaaaaaaatccacccctacaTGTGTCCACGTTTTGATGTGTTCACACAAGATTGGGTATAAGCAGAGTGTCTTGTTCATTTTGTTATATTTGGTTGTTGAGGTATGAGATGAATTACTCGTTCTATCAATAAAATCTTATTTGTCAAGACAATTGACTTTAACAcgtaacttatttgtatttttaattattatgcgTTTAGTAAATgaatattcattttttttattcgtCTAATATGATCAACATTATTTGTGTTATCGTGTATTCTCTTTAACgcttaataaatttaatattaataggTAGTAGTAGGTAGTATGGTGGATTTATACTTTTTGATTGAGTCTCGTTTTCTTTTATAACCAGTCATCCTCTTTACACGTTCATCTATTTTTTATATACTTTGACTTCTAACGCATGCATAAAATATGaaccaaacaaataattttcaTGGTGATTTTATACTTATTGATCGATTCTCGTTTTCCTTATGTAAGGGAATGACTATAAACTTAAAAGTATAATTTCATGGTAAATTATAGAGAGCTTCTCCTATAACTTTCGAATCTTTTCCGTCTGTTAATTAACGTTGTTAAAGATGAAGCTTCTAATGAGAGTTGAACGTAAAACATGTCAATTCGTTTGACTCAATTATTGAGCTAATTAAGGTGGTGGCTTTG encodes:
- the LOC103434206 gene encoding putative lysine-specific demethylase JMJ16, whose product is MGTELMRVCMQEDNDEFPSVPPGFESFASFSLQRANESEKQDSENRISSSATASPSKSQSVQMETDIDTGGVAKRSVRRRQCINHGRNNKSEDESDWEQLEQNCPPRSVLPKGVIRGCPQCSNCQKVSARWHPLEGQRPDLQDAPVFRPSEEEFKDTLKYIASIRPKAEPYGICRIVPPSSWKPPCPLKEKAIWGTSKFFTRVQRVDKLQNRDSMRKVPKSHSHMRKKRRSTRMGTDHQSGGRGSGDDGGCEAERFGFEPGPEFTLEAFERYADDFKAQYFSKNEHIPSIGGNFAKLKECWEPSVGSIEGEYWRMVERPTEEIEVLYGADLETGVFGSGFPKMSSKDAFPSEEQYINSGWNLNNFPRLPGSVLSYESSDISGVLVPWLYIGMCFSSFCWHVEDHHLYSLNYMHWGAPKLWYGIPGSDACKFEESMRKHLPGLFEEQPDLLHKLVTQLSPSILKSEGVPVYRCCQNAGEFVLTFPRAYHSGFNCGFNCAEAVNVAPVDWLPHGQIAIELYQEQGRKTSISHDKLLLGAAREAVKAHWELNLLKKNTPDNLRWKDACGKDGILAKTLKARVEMERVRREFLTSSSQALKMDNNFDAINERECSICFFDLHLSAAGCHHCSPDRYACLNHAKKFCSCAWSAKFFLFRYDMDELNILLEALEGKLSAVYRWARLDLGLALSSYISKDNKVGKISYSSRSDILKEVSSELQSKNFKDPLGTEIHKESPMSSAGSIGETSSQQKVKTLEIFRQVKREESALNSSKSRMQVCQLSQEDMSYAVTSDAKVSGTNMASVEDVILLSDDEGDDDPKKPLSTVSDPSFEKEPILNIPGTDAAVMGEKVFSPLPGGEKKDSSSHPVHVKVEQDHGEQLGSNPPNLSFKLVSTKAECGPNGSAIFEHKVANSRSDPQLPQPCASIKLENEDKYEKIGRIADTTLADNVRTTTGASSSSQNNLDRYYRQKGPRIAKVVRRISCIVEPLEIGVVLSGKSWCNSQAIFPKGFRSRVRHISVLDPTVRCHYVSEVLDAGQGGPLFKVSLEHCPGEVFIHNSAGRCWEMVRERVNQEITRQHKLGKMNLPPLQPPGSIDGFEMFGFTSPAIVQAIEAMDRNHVCSEYWDSRPYSRPQVQIPQKPQSKESSESCNTMSKEKSDQEASDNDLVPAGVDTTLRSLFKKANLDELNSLHSILSANRQPAGRGLVTRLLNEEIHSRPT